A portion of the Sulfurospirillum diekertiae genome contains these proteins:
- a CDS encoding MarR family winged helix-turn-helix transcriptional regulator, translating into MKLRSNVKSYGERTDRSMQTWIQILRAFQKIRAKELKYINASGLSMNQFEVLEVLYHRGDLNIGAITKLIESTPGNVTVVVKNLIRDGLINTLPSPEDSRVRIVSITEKGKELIGGMFPQHASNLQSYFDVLSDEELIALYDLLRKLQKAQ; encoded by the coding sequence ATGAAACTGAGATCAAATGTGAAAAGCTATGGTGAACGCACCGATAGAAGTATGCAAACATGGATTCAAATCCTCCGTGCATTTCAGAAAATCCGTGCCAAAGAGTTGAAGTATATCAACGCATCAGGTCTTAGCATGAATCAATTTGAAGTCTTAGAAGTCCTTTACCATCGTGGCGATTTGAACATAGGTGCAATCACAAAATTGATTGAAAGCACCCCTGGCAATGTCACTGTGGTGGTGAAAAATCTCATACGAGATGGCCTTATTAACACACTGCCTTCACCTGAAGATAGCCGTGTACGCATTGTCAGCATTACGGAAAAAGGAAAAGAACTCATCGGAGGAATGTTTCCCCAGCATGCAAGCAACCTGCAAAGCTATTTTGACGTGTTGAGCGATGAAGAGTTGATCGCATTGTACGATCTGTTACGTAAATTGCAAAAAGCGCAATAG
- a CDS encoding thioredoxin domain-containing protein, whose product MKKHILWLVALLSSTLFAATDAQIVEHFKSTIQVPNITIEVVSRKSVDGIDGMDFVTLNLTDGTRSQKLSIFTKDDLIFPDVISIKQGGSIKEMMEMAELQKKLSAIYKKEEKKNVISLGNDPKKDTLVVFTDPECPYCRQELAQIEQRLTTNNLKLIFTPVHERSSLEKAAVIYTETAKAKTDAEKIKILKKYYDENVKFDQKVSDAEVAHIDELKNKYFGAGIKGVPFIVKEKELLK is encoded by the coding sequence ATGAAAAAACACATTTTATGGTTAGTTGCGCTTCTTTCTAGCACACTTTTTGCCGCAACAGACGCACAGATTGTTGAACACTTTAAATCAACGATTCAAGTACCCAATATTACCATTGAAGTTGTCTCACGCAAAAGCGTTGATGGCATTGATGGCATGGATTTCGTGACTCTAAATCTTACCGATGGAACACGTTCACAAAAACTCAGCATCTTTACCAAAGATGATTTGATTTTCCCTGATGTTATCAGCATCAAACAAGGTGGAAGCATCAAAGAGATGATGGAGATGGCAGAGCTTCAGAAAAAGCTTTCAGCAATCTACAAAAAAGAGGAAAAGAAAAATGTCATCTCTTTAGGCAATGACCCTAAAAAAGATACATTGGTAGTTTTTACCGATCCTGAATGCCCTTACTGCAGACAAGAACTTGCTCAAATCGAACAAAGACTTACAACCAATAACCTTAAGTTGATTTTTACACCGGTTCATGAGCGAAGCTCTCTTGAAAAAGCAGCCGTTATCTACACTGAAACCGCTAAAGCTAAAACCGATGCTGAAAAAATTAAAATCTTGAAAAAATACTACGATGAAAACGTCAAATTTGATCAAAAAGTTAGCGATGCTGAAGTCGCTCACATTGATGAACTTAAAAACAAATACTTTGGTGCTGGCATCAAAGGCGTCCCATTTATCGTTAAAGAGAAAGAGCTTTTAAAATAG
- the selB gene encoding selenocysteine-specific translation elongation factor: MEYSIIGTAGHVDHGKTALITALTGFEGDSLEEEKRRGITINLSFSSMQNETKNVAFIDVPGHEKLLKNMIAGAFGFDASLVVLDANEGIMPQTREHLEILNLLHVKNIIIALTKKDLATSEVLEQRKYEITEHLKSLKNLHLVEIIPVSIYEPSSIQKLKDALFALPVTPKKSNGLFRYYVDRSFSIAGAGTVVTGTVLDGTIKVGEKLFAPELEKEFVIRNLQVHDHDVESAYSSQRTAINLQNAQKTSFEKGALLCKKGFIRGLDCADVWVESIGGHTLKHNAKVILYVGTKQVEARILFYEHDDKADKGYAKLQFNHKLFLVHDEPFIICSSGRTIGGGRVLNPINDPMKKKVKLELLKALDTKDFKTTFTILVEMHKHGFGLISSNQRFGLNHEEAKGIANEMSDVFVDEKGLVLYPITMQEELGRIVQAIYAKNAYALLSANSLSLKLKWASVALVESVLQNLCDEGLLDFVGGIYKNAQIDIANIETLIEDKLYNTLLTAEFTPDAPYNIYDKLDLDRKMGDDALKSLTRAKKVVRLEHNLFVTTIALSAMMAHLRDIMRKENGVDIKAFKEHFDISRKYLVAYLDYLDNFDDVKKEGNRRVLG, translated from the coding sequence ATGGAATATAGCATCATTGGAACCGCAGGACACGTCGATCATGGTAAAACAGCCCTTATTACAGCACTTACAGGCTTTGAGGGTGACAGTTTAGAAGAGGAGAAACGTCGAGGCATCACCATCAACCTTAGTTTTTCCAGTATGCAAAATGAGACCAAAAACGTTGCGTTTATCGACGTTCCAGGGCATGAAAAGCTTTTAAAAAACATGATCGCGGGAGCATTTGGATTTGACGCAAGCTTGGTGGTGCTTGATGCCAATGAAGGCATTATGCCCCAAACCAGAGAGCATTTAGAGATTTTAAACCTTTTACATGTAAAAAATATTATCATTGCGCTCACTAAGAAAGATCTTGCCACTTCTGAGGTTCTCGAACAACGAAAATACGAAATTACTGAGCATCTGAAATCCCTCAAAAACCTTCATTTGGTAGAAATTATCCCTGTGAGTATTTATGAGCCCTCCTCTATTCAAAAGCTCAAAGACGCACTTTTCGCACTGCCCGTAACGCCTAAAAAAAGTAATGGACTCTTTCGTTACTACGTCGATCGCTCTTTCTCCATTGCGGGGGCTGGAACGGTTGTGACAGGAACGGTACTTGATGGAACCATTAAAGTTGGTGAAAAGCTCTTCGCACCCGAACTAGAGAAAGAGTTTGTCATCCGTAACCTTCAAGTCCATGACCACGATGTTGAGAGTGCTTACTCTTCTCAAAGAACCGCGATCAACCTTCAAAACGCCCAAAAAACCTCTTTTGAAAAAGGAGCACTGCTCTGCAAAAAAGGATTTATTCGGGGATTAGACTGTGCTGATGTCTGGGTTGAGAGTATCGGTGGACATACGCTAAAACACAATGCCAAAGTCATTTTGTACGTGGGTACGAAACAAGTGGAAGCGCGTATTTTGTTTTACGAACATGACGATAAAGCGGACAAAGGTTATGCTAAACTGCAATTTAACCATAAACTCTTTTTAGTCCATGATGAGCCGTTTATCATCTGTTCCAGTGGACGTACCATTGGTGGTGGGCGTGTGCTCAATCCCATCAATGACCCTATGAAAAAAAAGGTCAAACTAGAGCTTCTTAAAGCACTCGATACCAAAGATTTTAAAACGACATTTACCATTTTAGTCGAAATGCACAAGCACGGTTTTGGACTCATCTCCTCTAACCAACGCTTTGGGCTAAACCATGAAGAAGCCAAAGGGATCGCCAATGAGATGAGTGATGTTTTTGTCGATGAAAAGGGCTTAGTGCTCTACCCTATAACGATGCAAGAAGAGTTGGGACGCATCGTTCAAGCCATTTACGCTAAAAATGCGTATGCCCTCCTCTCCGCAAACTCGCTCTCTTTGAAACTTAAATGGGCGAGTGTCGCTTTGGTGGAAAGTGTTTTGCAAAATCTTTGCGATGAAGGGTTGCTTGATTTTGTGGGTGGCATCTACAAAAATGCACAAATTGATATTGCCAATATCGAAACACTCATTGAAGATAAACTCTATAACACCTTGCTCACAGCCGAATTTACACCCGATGCTCCCTACAACATCTACGATAAGCTCGATCTTGACCGCAAGATGGGCGATGACGCACTCAAAAGCCTCACACGTGCTAAAAAGGTCGTACGCTTAGAGCATAACCTCTTTGTCACCACCATCGCATTAAGTGCCATGATGGCGCATCTAAGAGACATTATGCGCAAGGAAAACGGTGTCGATATCAAAGCCTTTAAAGAGCACTTCGATATCAGCCGTAAATACCTAGTCGCTTATCTTGACTACCTCGATAATTTTGATGATGTAAAAAAAGAGGGAAACAGAAGAGTGTTGGGGTAA
- a CDS encoding PAS domain-containing protein: MTEIVLFACIGVLLASTITLFILLQNQKKQTTPQNITSFDDIFQSIPIPFLYKKENRLYYNKAFEKAFGTFFKATIDHISTLPKKGEHPLLLTFDNNIPKQTTVHMTTLFDEQNNIIGFTALIVDISALHKSKELLLTQKERLELALEGSDEAFWDWDMKSDDVFYSQKWKQLMGYNETETPSTLSSWLNLVHSKDMALVNERLKAHLDGHSEYFMVDHRIRQSEPLRWVKVRGRVIRGKNDRNIRMVGIIRDISQQKASAAQEAIEHERFIAFVEHIPAPAFIKNSQGKYLYMNQAYQKFIGFKTWKNRNAADIFDSHTAEEIAETDRLSLYEGIVTHDISLPTAEGTKSYFHLYKFGIESENEKLLCGFGINKPFKE; the protein is encoded by the coding sequence ATGACAGAGATCGTCCTTTTTGCGTGCATTGGTGTGTTACTGGCTTCTACCATAACTCTGTTTATACTTCTTCAAAACCAAAAAAAACAAACAACCCCTCAAAATATTACTTCTTTCGATGATATTTTTCAATCGATTCCTATACCCTTTCTTTACAAAAAAGAGAATAGACTTTATTACAATAAAGCGTTTGAAAAAGCGTTTGGAACTTTTTTTAAAGCAACCATAGATCATATTAGTACGCTTCCAAAAAAAGGTGAGCACCCTCTTTTACTCACGTTTGACAACAATATACCGAAGCAAACAACCGTTCATATGACAACCCTCTTTGATGAACAAAATAATATTATAGGCTTTACAGCGCTGATAGTTGACATATCAGCGCTTCATAAAAGCAAAGAGCTCCTCTTAACGCAAAAAGAAAGATTAGAACTTGCCCTTGAAGGAAGTGATGAAGCTTTTTGGGATTGGGATATGAAAAGCGATGATGTCTTTTACTCTCAAAAGTGGAAACAGCTCATGGGGTATAATGAGACTGAAACCCCTTCAACACTCTCCTCATGGCTTAATTTAGTCCATTCTAAAGATATGGCTCTGGTCAATGAACGCCTTAAAGCACATCTTGATGGTCATAGCGAATATTTCATGGTTGATCATCGCATTCGTCAAAGTGAGCCTCTTCGTTGGGTGAAGGTTCGAGGTCGCGTCATTCGTGGCAAAAATGATCGCAATATCCGTATGGTTGGGATTATTCGTGATATAAGCCAACAAAAAGCCAGTGCCGCTCAAGAAGCTATAGAACACGAACGATTTATCGCTTTTGTAGAACATATTCCCGCTCCAGCCTTTATAAAAAATTCGCAAGGGAAGTATCTTTATATGAACCAAGCGTATCAAAAATTTATCGGCTTTAAAACATGGAAAAATAGAAATGCCGCCGATATTTTTGACTCTCATACTGCCGAAGAAATTGCCGAAACGGATCGCCTTTCTCTTTATGAAGGGATTGTGACACACGATATTAGCTTACCAACTGCAGAGGGAACCAAAAGTTATTTTCATCTTTATAAATTTGGTATTGAAAGCGAAAATGAAAAATTACTCTGTGGCTTTGGTATTAACAAACCGTTCAAAGAGTAA
- a CDS encoding pirin family protein, with product MAFSIHKANQRGVAEHGWLHSHFSFSFAEYYNKERMGFGALRVINDDIIEKGEGFGMHQHRDMEIISIVTQGVLIHKDSFGNHGEVHAGEIQYMSAGEGVYHSEFASKDETTALFQIWIHPNQKGGKPLYNQRDFRDVTKNNQWVTLVSPDGRENSIAIKQEAFIVTTELEEGKTISLASSTPNRGKLVFVVEGSIEIDGVVLEKRDEVQITESKAYEIKALKPAWVLVFDVPMH from the coding sequence ATGGCATTTTCAATTCATAAAGCAAACCAAAGAGGTGTTGCGGAACATGGTTGGCTTCACAGCCATTTTAGCTTCTCCTTTGCGGAATATTACAACAAAGAACGTATGGGCTTTGGCGCACTTCGCGTCATTAACGATGATATTATCGAAAAAGGCGAAGGCTTTGGGATGCACCAGCATCGTGATATGGAGATTATCTCTATCGTGACCCAGGGAGTTTTGATTCACAAAGACTCTTTTGGCAATCATGGTGAAGTTCATGCGGGTGAAATTCAGTATATGAGCGCAGGCGAAGGGGTGTACCACTCCGAATTTGCCTCAAAAGATGAAACGACAGCTCTGTTCCAAATTTGGATACACCCGAATCAAAAAGGCGGGAAACCCCTTTACAACCAACGTGATTTTAGAGATGTCACCAAAAATAATCAATGGGTTACGCTGGTTTCTCCTGATGGAAGAGAGAACTCCATTGCGATCAAACAAGAGGCGTTTATCGTCACCACTGAGTTAGAGGAAGGTAAAACAATTTCCTTAGCATCTTCTACTCCAAATCGTGGTAAACTCGTATTCGTTGTCGAAGGAAGCATTGAAATCGATGGTGTTGTACTTGAAAAAAGAGATGAAGTACAAATTACCGAAAGTAAAGCTTATGAGATAAAAGCGTTGAAACCCGCTTGGGTTTTAGTCTTTGATGTGCCAATGCACTAA
- a CDS encoding ArsS family sensor histidine kinase — MHDYSHLAVRSSVDPFTKQLDFSKLDEMGFILVEDKKLREKLLSLPKPPRPFPIRQMEEKMRFALDVIPYGIHIYAILQKRNDEPVILEVPFEKEVFPQILFPFLTFAFVIFLYIGIIRSILPLKTLREKIKYFANGDYDITCKSTKKDEIAALANEFDSAVIKIKALRDSRQLFLRNIMHELKTPITKGKLAAEMIEDATYTKILQNVFKRQEALLEEFSRIEKLSADELKLEIKHYHIEDVVDFALDILDDKQESITCKLTPAELHVDFELFGVALKNLLDNGVNYSTDHHVFLCNDAKSITISNKGPALEFSLERYAEPYFLEGKKQKSSRGLGFGLFITWHVIRLHGMKLAYKHEGDTNYFYIYM; from the coding sequence ATGCACGATTATTCGCATCTTGCTGTGCGTTCATCTGTTGACCCTTTCACCAAACAACTTGATTTTAGTAAGCTTGATGAAATGGGTTTTATTCTTGTTGAAGATAAAAAACTTCGAGAGAAGCTTCTCTCCTTGCCTAAACCACCTCGTCCTTTTCCGATAAGACAGATGGAAGAGAAGATGCGATTTGCATTGGATGTCATTCCCTATGGCATTCATATCTATGCTATTTTACAAAAAAGGAACGATGAGCCTGTGATCTTAGAAGTGCCTTTTGAAAAAGAGGTGTTTCCTCAAATTCTTTTTCCGTTTTTAACCTTTGCCTTTGTGATTTTCCTTTACATTGGCATTATTCGAAGTATTCTTCCCCTTAAAACACTCAGAGAGAAGATCAAATACTTTGCCAATGGTGATTATGACATTACATGTAAAAGTACGAAAAAAGATGAAATCGCTGCTCTTGCCAATGAATTTGACAGCGCTGTCATCAAAATCAAAGCATTACGCGATTCAAGGCAACTCTTTTTGCGCAATATTATGCACGAACTGAAAACACCGATTACGAAGGGGAAACTTGCCGCTGAAATGATCGAAGATGCCACCTATACCAAGATATTGCAAAACGTTTTCAAGCGCCAAGAAGCGCTCTTAGAAGAGTTCTCGCGCATTGAAAAATTGAGTGCCGATGAACTTAAGCTGGAAATCAAGCACTATCACATTGAAGATGTAGTAGACTTTGCCCTTGATATTTTAGATGATAAACAAGAGAGTATTACCTGTAAGCTCACTCCTGCTGAGCTCCATGTCGATTTTGAGCTTTTTGGTGTGGCACTCAAAAACCTTTTAGACAACGGCGTTAATTACTCTACCGATCATCATGTATTCTTGTGTAATGATGCTAAAAGTATCACCATTTCCAACAAAGGGCCTGCTCTAGAGTTCTCATTAGAGCGTTATGCAGAGCCTTATTTTTTAGAAGGTAAAAAACAAAAAAGCTCCCGTGGTCTTGGGTTTGGTCTGTTTATCACCTGGCACGTCATTCGGTTACATGGCATGAAACTTGCCTATAAACATGAAGGCGATACCAACTATTTTTATATTTACATGTAA
- a CDS encoding HD domain-containing protein yields MDKKWAYLNDIEGCEVIGLYTMHALIEIVYLKEGKPKSLTINFHVAGGSLGYFEFFKFDTIPLPPAKTPYSPSEMFTKILHVNLYATVGEHERFEELEFVCEEGSYLFFYSEDEEEAHYAKIEKGKKPSLPQVKRMNETLPKELFSVEFFKENLAFALLAHGEQKTPHGLPYSMHLLSVASEVINALYMEPLSFDENNVAIACALLHDVNEDTTTQITKESSLAGNSEVIAKGVQALTKDKTLPSKEVQMQDSLERLKKRQNCVALVKLADRITNLGVPPKHWDEAKKRKYLEEAKMILSELGYAHHYLALKLHEKIEAYERYM; encoded by the coding sequence ATGGATAAAAAATGGGCTTATTTAAACGACATTGAAGGGTGTGAAGTCATAGGTCTTTATACAATGCATGCGCTCATTGAAATTGTTTATCTCAAAGAGGGGAAACCTAAAAGTCTCACCATTAATTTTCATGTTGCAGGTGGTTCTTTGGGTTATTTTGAGTTTTTCAAGTTCGATACCATTCCTCTTCCGCCTGCAAAAACGCCTTATTCTCCTAGTGAAATGTTCACAAAGATTTTACATGTAAACCTTTATGCCACTGTTGGCGAGCATGAGCGTTTTGAGGAGTTGGAGTTTGTCTGCGAGGAGGGCAGTTATCTGTTTTTCTACAGCGAGGATGAAGAAGAGGCGCACTATGCCAAAATCGAAAAAGGCAAAAAGCCCTCTTTACCTCAGGTCAAACGCATGAATGAGACTTTACCGAAAGAGCTTTTTAGTGTGGAATTTTTCAAGGAAAATCTTGCTTTTGCCCTTCTTGCACATGGTGAGCAAAAGACGCCACACGGCTTGCCTTACTCAATGCATCTTTTAAGTGTTGCCAGTGAAGTCATTAACGCTCTTTACATGGAGCCACTGAGTTTCGATGAAAACAATGTTGCCATTGCTTGTGCACTTTTGCATGATGTTAATGAAGATACAACCACCCAAATCACCAAAGAGAGCTCTTTAGCAGGGAATAGTGAAGTGATCGCTAAAGGGGTACAAGCGCTTACCAAAGATAAAACGCTCCCTTCTAAAGAGGTGCAGATGCAAGACAGTCTTGAGCGGCTTAAAAAACGTCAAAACTGCGTAGCACTGGTCAAACTTGCCGATCGTATTACCAATTTGGGTGTACCTCCCAAACACTGGGATGAAGCGAAAAAACGAAAGTATCTTGAAGAGGCAAAGATGATTTTGAGTGAACTTGGCTATGCCCATCACTATTTAGCCCTCAAACTGCATGAAAAAATTGAAGCGTATGAGCGTTACATGTAA
- a CDS encoding DUF234 domain-containing protein, translated as MPKHPTLLHQFRSFCLQNHVDDMEKAIEYFSVFGGTSWKVDMHKPLLELIETKIFKNYPYIHSDIAKITFSNKLSHTLLSAMATGDRRVHSTFKRAHISREEGESALDTLLDSALIRFEYSLERPVNADDDNSDKLSFMTPFMRFWFAFVSPFYKTIKEGDYSEVEKSFASREQEFYELIFKKLSFELLRKIMIEDPIVEVGSYWDKNAEIDILAKTQSGKLIAGSTKYKNTKVKKTELTKLKEQCAKADFEPDLFVILSKSGFTSELKALKGDDLKLFTIKSMKALVEDVSEKELIPCEGKKY; from the coding sequence ATGCCAAAACATCCAACTCTTTTACACCAATTTCGCTCTTTTTGTCTCCAAAATCATGTCGATGATATGGAAAAAGCCATTGAGTATTTTTCTGTATTTGGAGGAACAAGCTGGAAAGTGGACATGCACAAGCCTCTTTTAGAGCTTATTGAGACTAAGATTTTCAAAAATTATCCTTATATTCATAGCGACATTGCCAAAATAACCTTCAGCAACAAACTCAGCCATACACTTTTAAGCGCTATGGCAACGGGCGATCGTCGAGTGCATTCAACCTTTAAGCGAGCCCACATTAGCCGAGAAGAAGGTGAATCAGCGCTTGATACACTTTTGGACAGCGCACTGATTCGTTTCGAGTATTCGCTGGAACGTCCTGTCAATGCCGATGATGATAACTCCGATAAACTAAGTTTTATGACCCCTTTTATGCGCTTTTGGTTTGCCTTTGTCTCCCCGTTTTATAAGACGATCAAAGAGGGCGATTACAGTGAAGTTGAAAAATCATTTGCCTCTCGCGAACAAGAATTTTATGAACTCATCTTTAAAAAACTCTCATTTGAGCTTTTGCGTAAAATAATGATCGAAGATCCTATCGTAGAGGTGGGAAGTTATTGGGATAAAAACGCTGAAATTGATATTCTGGCTAAAACACAATCAGGAAAACTCATCGCAGGAAGTACCAAATACAAAAATACTAAAGTGAAAAAAACCGAACTTACCAAACTTAAAGAGCAATGTGCCAAAGCAGATTTTGAGCCTGATCTGTTTGTGATTCTCTCCAAAAGTGGGTTTACTTCTGAACTCAAAGCACTGAAAGGTGATGACCTTAAACTCTTTACGATCAAAAGCATGAAAGCCTTAGTGGAAGATGTGAGCGAAAAAGAGTTAATTCCATGTGAGGGGAAAAAATATTAA
- a CDS encoding YceI family protein encodes MKIKTLLASSLLAGTALFAGNYNVDPMHSSADFSVKHAMISTVKGNFSTFNGSFVYDEATKTLKSLNGTIQAATIDTGIKDRDEHLRSADLFDVAKYPTITFVLDEVKGDKAYGKLTMKGVTKPVVLAFENGGAATDLYGNKRVGLGLSGKINRSDFGISWNKALETGGVIVGEEVKIDVALEGILQK; translated from the coding sequence ATGAAAATTAAAACATTACTCGCATCTTCTTTGTTGGCAGGAACTGCCCTATTTGCCGGAAACTATAACGTTGATCCTATGCATTCTAGTGCAGATTTTAGTGTTAAACACGCCATGATTTCAACCGTAAAAGGAAATTTTTCAACATTCAACGGAAGTTTTGTATACGATGAAGCAACCAAAACGCTTAAATCTTTAAACGGAACGATTCAAGCTGCCACCATCGATACAGGTATTAAAGACAGAGATGAGCACTTACGCTCAGCGGATCTTTTTGATGTTGCAAAGTATCCAACCATTACCTTTGTCCTTGATGAAGTGAAAGGCGATAAAGCGTATGGAAAATTGACAATGAAAGGTGTGACAAAACCTGTTGTGTTAGCTTTTGAAAACGGCGGTGCTGCAACGGATTTATACGGTAACAAACGTGTAGGACTGGGTCTTAGCGGTAAAATCAATCGTTCAGACTTTGGTATCTCATGGAACAAAGCGCTTGAGACTGGCGGCGTGATCGTGGGTGAAGAGGTTAAAATCGACGTAGCCCTAGAGGGAATTTTGCAAAAATAA
- a CDS encoding CDGSH iron-sulfur domain-containing protein → MSPVKMSLEANKEYHFCTCGKSATTVLCDGSHKGSGFTPKAFTVTEAKEYYLCACKKSANAPFCDGSHAK, encoded by the coding sequence ATGTCACCTGTTAAAATGTCACTAGAAGCCAATAAAGAGTACCACTTCTGCACCTGTGGTAAAAGTGCTACGACTGTTTTATGCGATGGTAGCCATAAAGGCTCAGGTTTTACACCTAAAGCATTCACGGTCACCGAGGCAAAAGAGTATTATCTTTGCGCCTGTAAAAAAAGTGCTAATGCACCATTTTGTGACGGAAGCCACGCTAAATAA
- a CDS encoding response regulator transcription factor, with protein sequence MQPNLLMIEDDVELAEILCNFLKRYNIIVTNYEDPYLGISALSLTKYDLLILDLSLPGMDGLEICKEVRSKSDIPIIISSARSDLEDKIVGLELGADDYLPKPYEPKELYARIMSVLRRYKKSHSTAEEVSTSALILKEESHTILFNNAPLTLTPAEYDVLGHLIKKNNCVVSRTELLNSTLSLNEDNESRSLDVLISRIRTKLGESSKEPHFIHSVRGIGYRLQA encoded by the coding sequence ATGCAACCCAACCTTTTGATGATTGAAGATGATGTCGAACTCGCAGAAATTTTATGCAATTTTTTAAAACGCTACAACATCATCGTGACCAACTATGAAGACCCGTATCTAGGCATTAGCGCCTTAAGCCTCACCAAATATGACCTGCTGATTTTAGACCTTTCCCTGCCAGGTATGGATGGATTAGAAATTTGCAAAGAAGTCCGTTCTAAAAGTGATATTCCTATTATCATCTCCTCTGCTAGAAGCGATTTGGAAGATAAAATCGTAGGTCTAGAGCTCGGAGCGGATGATTATTTACCCAAACCTTATGAGCCTAAAGAGCTTTATGCACGCATTATGAGTGTACTGAGACGCTACAAAAAAAGTCACTCCACAGCAGAAGAAGTCTCAACATCCGCTCTTATCCTTAAAGAAGAGAGTCATACTATTTTATTTAACAACGCCCCTCTTACACTAACCCCTGCTGAATATGATGTATTAGGACACCTCATCAAAAAAAATAACTGCGTTGTTTCTCGAACGGAACTGTTAAATAGCACACTTAGTCTGAATGAAGATAACGAAAGCAGAAGTCTTGATGTCCTTATTAGTCGCATTAGAACCAAACTAGGAGAAAGCTCTAAAGAACCTCATTTCATTCACTCCGTACGGGGCATCGGCTATAGGCTTCAAGCATGA
- a CDS encoding DJ-1/PfpI family protein → MAYSVGIFIFDNVEVLDFAGPYEVFTTASRVFNKTASSPENLAFEVFTVGKTKQSIYARAGLKLHPDYSITSHPTPDLLLIPGGVVTKELEDNDIISWIKSTSSHTTITASICTGAFLLAKAGLLEGKSSTTHWEDIDDLRTLFPTLHVEENRRWVDEGSIVTSAGISAGIDMSLHLVERLMGQELAINTAKQMEFDWTQNS, encoded by the coding sequence ATGGCATATTCAGTGGGTATTTTTATCTTTGACAATGTTGAAGTCCTTGATTTTGCGGGTCCTTATGAAGTCTTCACAACTGCATCACGTGTCTTTAACAAAACGGCTTCTTCTCCAGAAAACCTTGCTTTTGAAGTCTTTACGGTTGGTAAAACTAAACAATCTATTTACGCAAGAGCTGGGCTGAAACTGCACCCTGATTATTCCATTACTTCACATCCAACACCCGATCTTTTACTCATTCCTGGTGGCGTGGTGACCAAAGAACTCGAAGACAACGATATTATTTCTTGGATCAAAAGCACCTCATCTCACACTACCATCACCGCTTCTATCTGCACAGGTGCTTTTTTGTTAGCAAAAGCAGGACTACTTGAAGGCAAATCCTCAACAACCCATTGGGAAGACATTGATGATCTTCGTACCCTATTTCCAACGTTACATGTAGAAGAAAACAGGCGGTGGGTCGATGAAGGCTCGATCGTCACCTCCGCAGGCATTTCGGCTGGCATCGACATGAGTTTGCACCTTGTAGAGCGCCTGATGGGGCAAGAATTAGCCATTAATACCGCCAAACAGATGGAGTTTGATTGGACGCAAAACAGCTAA